Genomic DNA from Acuticoccus sp. MNP-M23:
GCGCACCAGATGGGCACCCTTGCCAAGGGTGAGGCGGGTGCGGGCGCCATTGTCGCCGTCCGCGGTGCCGCGCCAAGCGATGGTGCGGGTCTCGCGCGCGCTGTCGCCCTCCAGCGCGCGGCGGACTGCGGAGTTGACCCCGTCGGCTGCCACGGCGAACGCGGCCTCCGGCAAGCCCGGAACGCGCCAGCCGCGGCCGCCCTCCAGCCGCTCGACCGGGGTGTCGTAACGCACCTCGATCCCCGGCTTGAGGGCGGTTGCGGCAAGAAGCGCGCCGTGGAGCGCATCGCGCGATGCGGTGAGGTAGGGAAAGCCGTAGCGCCCGGCAAGCGGCGCATAGTCGAGCGCGGCCACCGGCGCATGACGGCCGGCGGTGCGAATTTCGAGCCCTTCCGGCGTTGCTGCAATGGCGCTCACAGCCTCGCGCGCGCCAACCGCCTCCAGGGCAGCAACGGCGTTGGGCGAGAGCTGGATGCCGGCGCCCCTGTTGGCGGCCACGGCCGAGCGGCGCTCCACCACCAGCACATCGCCAAACGGCGCCAGCGCCAGCGCTGCAGACAAGCCTGCAATGCCGGCGCCAATCACGAGGATGGTCACGGGCGGCTCAACATTGTGCGCAAGCCGCCATGGCGGGCAGCATCAGGCCGCCTTGCCGTGCACCGCTTCGGGTTTTGCGACGCAGGACGCCGGGTCCGCCTCGTGCGCCCCCAGCGCGGGATCGTAGACATAGACGGTGGAGCAGTAGGGGCAGATCGCCTCGGTATCGCCGCCCATGTCGAGGAATTCGTGCGGGTGGTCGAACGGGGGGGATGCCCCCATGCACATGAATTCCTTGGCGCCGATTCGCACGCGGCGGGCGCCGATGTCGTTGTGGAACAGCGGGGTGGAGCCTTCAGCCATGATGTTCTCCCGGGGCCTTCACGGCCTCACATACCTTGGTAGTTGGGTCCGCCGCCACCCTCTGGCGGCGTCCAGACGATGTTCTGGTTCGGATCCTTGATGTCGCACGTCTTGCAGTGGACGCAGTTCTGCGCGTTGATCACGAACTTCGGTGCCTCGCCCGTCGTGTCCCACTCGTAGACACCGGCGGGGCAATAGCACGCCGAAGGTCCGCCATAGACCTCGTATTCGGACCGGCGCTGCAGGTCCATGTCCTTCACCTTGAGATGCGCCGGCTGGTTCTCCTCGTGGTTGGTGTTGGAGAGATAGACCGAGGTGGGCCGGTCGAACGTGAGGACGCCGTCCGGCTTCGGGTAGTCGATCTTCTTCGCCTTGGCCGCGGGCTTGAGCGCCGCGAAGTCGGGCTTGCCGTGGCGCATGGTGCCGAAGAGCGAGAAGCCGAGAGCCGAATTCATCCACATGTCGAACCCGCCCACGGCCAGCCCGCCGAGAAGGCCGAGCTTCGACCAGAGCGGCTTGACGTTGCGAACGGGGTGAAGGTCGCGGCCGACCTCGGATGAGCGCCATGCAAGGTCGTAGGCGGTCAGCGTATCGCCGGACCGGTCGTCGGCGAGCGCAGCGTCGATGGCATCGGCGGCGAGCATCCCCGTCAGCATTGCGTTGTGATTGCCTTTGATGCGCGGCAGGTTGACGAAACCGGCCGCGCAGCCGACGAGGCACCCGCCCGGGAACACCAGCTTCGGCACCGACTGGTAGCCGCCCTCCGTGATGGCGCGCGCGCCATAGCCCTCGCGCTTGGCGCCCTCGAACAGCGGGGCGATGGCCGGGTGGGTCTTGAACCGCTGGAATTCCTTGAAGGGGTCCAGATGCGGGTTCTTGTAGTTGAGGTGGACCACGAAGCCGACCGCCATGAGGTTGTCCCCATAGTGGTAGAGGAACGAGCCGCCGCCGGTCTTGCCGTCGAGCGGCCAGCCCATGGTGTGCTGCACCATGCCGGGTTCAAACACGTCATCGGGGACACGCCACAGCTCCTTGAGGCCGATCCCGTACTTTTGCGGCTCCCGGCCTTCGTCAAGCTTGAATTCGGCAATCGCCCTCTTGGACAGAGAGCCGCGCACGCCCTCCGCCAGCACCACGTATTTTCCGCCAAGCTCCATTCCGGCGGTAAAACCGTCGTGGGGCTCGCCGTCCTTGCCGATGCCGAAATCGCCGGTGACGATGCCGTTGACGACGCCGTTTTCATCGCGCGTGAAGTCTGCGGCGGGGAAGCCGGGGTAGATTTCCACCTCCAGCGCTTCGGCCTCCGCTGCCAGCCATTTGCAAAGGTCGGACAATGAGCCGACGATGTTGCCATGGTTGTTCATCAGCGGCGGCATCAGGAAGGTCGGCAACGGCATCGACCCAGCGGGGCCGAGGAAGGTGAACTTGTCCTTCGTGACCGTGGTTTTCAGGGGAAAATCGTCGCGGGTGCGCCAGTCCGGAACCAGCTTGTCGAGGCCGATGGGGTCGATCACAGCGCCGGACATGGTATGAGCGCCCACCTCGGAGGCCTTTTCCACCACCACCACGGAGACCTCGGCGCCTCTGGCCGCCGCGCGCTGCTTGAGCGCGATGGCGGTGGAGAGGCCCGCAGGTCCAGCGCCGACGATCACCACGTCGAAGTCCATTCGTTCGCGCTCGGCCATGTGTCTCCCCGACTTGTTCCTGAGCTGCGGCCGGCTAGGATCGCGCCGGCCTCCTTAGAATAGGTAGAGGGTTATGCCCGTTCACGAAAGCGCGCGCGAGGCGATCCTCAGCTTCTACGAAGCGTGTGGCGTCACAACCCACCTTTCGGAAGCCCCGATCGACCGGTTTGCGCTGGCCGAAGCGCCCCCGGAAACGCGGGAGCTGCAGGCGCCGATCAACGCCGTCGCCGCCGATGTGTTCGACGATGCGCCGCCGGCCGACACGGTGCCTGCGTTCTTCGAGGATGTTGACGACGATTTTCCCGAAGATGGCGGCCCGGTCAACGACGCACGCTCCATGGCGCGCGCCGCAACCACGCTGGACGCGCTGCACAAGGCGGTTGCCAGCTTCGAGGGTTGTGCGCTGAAGGCAACGGCCAGGCGCACGGTGAAGGGCGAAGGGCCGCTCGGTGCTGCGCTGATGTTCGTGGGCGAAGCTCCCGGCGCAGAGGAGGACGAGAGCGGGCGGCCGTTCGTGGGCCGATCCGGCAAGCTTCTGGAAAGAATGCTCGCCGCCATCGGGCTTGACCGGAGTGATGTCTACATCACCAACGTCATTGCCTGGCGTCCGCCCGGCAACCGCACGCCAAGCCCTGTGGAAACGGCCACCTGCGAGGCGTTCGTGCGGCGCGAGATCGCGCTGGTCCGGCCGAGAATTCTGGTGCCGCTCGGCGGTCCGTCGGCCAAGACGCTGCTGCGCAACGATGTGGGCATCACCCGCCAGCGGGGCCGCTGGACGCGCTACGAAGACGAGGACGGGCTGGTGCTGGATGCCATGGCCATGTTCCATCCGGCCTATCTCCTGCGAACGCCTGCGGAAAAGCGCCGCGCCTGGGTGGACCTTCTGGCACTGAAAGCCCGGCTCGATCAGGCGTAGACTGGCGCACAACGATTTCGCCACCAAAGAGGATCAATGCTCATGCGTTTCTGGCCGGGTAGAGGGCGGACAACGATTCCGCTCGTGCGGTTGTCCGGCACCATCGGAATGGGGTCCGGCCTCAGGCCGGGGCTTTCGCTGGATGCGGTCGAGGGGGCACTCGCCAAGGCGTTCGCGCAGAAGGGGCCGTGCGTTGCCCTCGTCATCAATTCGCCCGGAGGCTCGCCGGCGCAATCGTCGCTGATTGCCAACCGCATCCGCCGCCTCGCCGCCGAAAAGGACAAGGCCGTACTGGCGTTTGTGGAGGATGTGGCCGCGTCCGGCGGCTACTGGCTCGCCTGCGCCGCCGACGAGATCCACGCCGACGCCACATCCATCGTCGGCTCCATCGGCGTCATCAGCGCCTCGTTCGGCTTCACCGAGCTGATCAGCAAGATCGGCGTGGAGCGCCGCGTCTATACAACCGGCGAAAACAAGTCGATCCTCGACCCGTTCAGGCCCGAACAGCCGCGCGACCTCGAAATTCTCTCCGACGTGCAGGGCGACATCTACGAGGCCTTCGTGGCGGAGGTTAAGGCCCGGCGCGGCACCCGGCTGTCGGACCATCCGGACCTCTTCACCGGCCGTTTCTGGGCCGGCACCAGCGCGCTGGAGCTGGGCCTGATCGACGGGATCGGCGCCATGCGTGACATTCTGCGCGACCGGTACGGCGAGAAGGTGCGGATCAAGAAGATCAGCATCGGCAAGCCGTCCTTCCTGCGCCGATTCGGTCTCGGCACCGGGCTTGGCGCCGATGCGATGATCGGCGCCGTGCGGGCCGACCGCCTTTATGACCGCTACGGGCTCTGAGGGCATGGAAGCCATTGTCTGCAACGCCTTCGATGGCCCCGATGCGCTGGTGATGGGTTCGCTGCCGGAACCGGTGTGCGGCGACGATGAGGTGCTGGTGTCGGTCCGTGCGGCGGCCGTCAGCTTCATGGATCGGCTGATGGTTTCGGGTGGCTACCAGATGAAGCCGGCCTTCCCGTTTGCACCGGGCACGGATGCTGCCGGGGTTGTCCGCAAGGTGGGGGCGGGCGTGACGACGCTGCGCGAAGGGGACCGCGTTGTCGGCAGCACCTGGGTGGGCGCCTATGCCGAGACGGTCGCCTTCAAGGGTTCGCGCTGCGCAGTGCTTCCGGACAACGTGTCGTTCGAGGCGGCGGCCACCTTGCCCTACGCCTATCTCACCGCCCGCCACGCGTTTGCCGACCGCGCAGCGTTGCGGCCCGGCGAGATATGTCTGGTGACCGGCGCCACCGGCGGGGCAGGGCTTGCTGCGCTGGACACGGCACGGGCCATGGGCGCACGCACCATCGCCGTGGTCGGCCGGCGCGAAAAGGCCGCCATCGCAAAGGAATATGGCGCGGAAGCGGTCGTGGTTCTGGCTGACGAGGACCTGCGCACGGCAGTCAAGGCGTTGACCGATGGCCGCGGCGTCGACGTGTGTTTCGAAACGCTGGGGGGCGACCCGTTTCTCGCCTGTGCGCGGCTGATGGCACCTGGCGGGCGGCTGATGCCCATCGGCTTTGCCACCGGCACCATTCCGGCGCTGCCGATGAACCTGCCGCTGGTGAAGGCCTACAGCGTCGTCGGCGTCTTCATGGGGGCGTGGGCGGATGCCGAGCCGCTGGCATCGCAACAGGCTCTGAGGGCCATTGTGGCGGACGTTGCCGCCGGCACCCTGAAGCCGCGGGTGGACACCGTCCTGCCACTGAAGGATGCGGCGGCTGCCATGGCGCGGCTCGGCGCGCGGGATGTGGTCGGCCGGATCGTTCTTTCGCTTCCGCCCCGCTGATCCGCGGCACAACCTTCGCACAACCTTGATGGCTTAGAACGGACGCGTCGAGGACTACCCGGCCCCTGTGGCCGAACCGGCGCGCATCGTTCCTGCGCCTTGCCCGATTGCCGGCGAAAGCCGTGGGCGCCCGTCATGACCTGCCGGCCGCATTTGCAATCATCCGCGACCAATCCGTTCCGAGCCCGTGTTGACGGACAGGTGCCTTGCGCCCGTCCGCCCGCACAACAGGTCCGACAGCCGCGCCGCGTCTTGCGGCTGGGCGCCAATCGTTTTGTGGAGTGTTGAGTATGGAGATCAAGCAGCTGCGTTATTTCCAGCGGGTCGCGGACACGGGGAGCGTTTCGCGCGCCGCCGCCGCGCTCTCGGTGGCACAGCCAGCCGTCAGCCGGCAAATCGCCAACCTGGAAGAGACGCTCGGGACAGCGCTGTTCTTCCGAAACGGTCGCGGTGTGACCCTGACCGATGCCGGCCAGCAGCTTTACGGGCACACCGCGCGCATTCTGGAATCCATCCGGCACGCAGAGCAGGACGTGCGCGACAGCACCGGCGCGGTCCGCGGCACCATCCTGCTCGGCTCCATGCCAAGCGTGGTGCGCATCCTGGCACCGACACTCCTGAAGAGCATGGGCAAGAATCACCCCTCGGTCTTTCTCGAATTCACCACCGGCATGTCGGGCTACGTCAACGAATGGCTCTCCAATGGGCTTCTCGACGTTGCCATCCTGCATGATGCCACCCGCACCCAGCACTTCCTCACCGAACCGCTGATTGCCGAGGAGCTGGTGGCGGTCAGCTATGGCGGCGACAAGGCGCCGGTGGCGTTCAAGGCGCTGGCGGGCGAACCTCTCATCTTGCCGCGCAAGAGCCACGGGCTCCGCCTGCAGGTGGAGCGCGCGGCTGCGCAGCTTCGCGTAGAGCTGAACGTGCGTTATGAGCTCGATTCGCTGGATACCGCACAAAGGCTGGTATCAGAGAGCGCAGGCGTTGCAATTTTGCCGAAAAGCGCGGTGCAAGCAAACCCAGATTTTGTGGTTCGACAGATCACCGACCCTCAGCAATACCGGCAACTTCTGCTGGCGACGTCCTCGCAGCGCTCTGTCTCGCAGGCAACCCGCGTTGTCATCAACGAGCTGAAGCGCCAGGCCCGCGAAATGGTCGGCACGGCAAACTGGCCGGGGACCATCCGCGTCGCGGATTATAATTCGATTGCCGGCAAGGAGCTGGTCGGGAAGGCCTCCAGCGACAATTTCGGCGTTGAGAACGCTGCGTAGGAAAAAGGCAGCTACGTGACTCAAGTCCGCGTTTGTGTGACGTAGAACACGTTCTGAGGGTTGATTGGGGCATGGCGCCCCCATATCCCTTTGGCGTGATGATCAAACGGGGTGTTTCGGTGTCGAGATCGAAAGGGATCGTGCGGAAACGTACGAGGCTTGAAGGCTTTCGCGATGCCGTGACCTTGGCATTTTCGCCGAGAGAGCGCGCCGGCCGCCGGGCGGTTGCAGCCAGGTCCCGCCGGATAGCGCCATTTCCGCATCAGGCCGACGCCGCGTGAACGTCTCTCTTCATGCAATCCGACAGGCGCTGCCGCTGTTGCTGCGTCCGCGATCAGCTTACCTCCACCTCAAATGGATCCGCAACGAGAAGCGCTACCGCCGCATCCGCCGCGACATCATCAAGGAATTCGACGACGCCTTTTATCTAGGGACTTACCCGGAAGTGCGTCGGCTGAAAATCGGACCAGTCCGCCATTACATCATGGTCGGCTGGAAAGAGGGCAAGGATCCGAACGAGCTCTTCTCCACCAAGACATATCTGGAAACGTACACCGACGTTGCCGACCGCGGCATCAATCCGTTCCAGCATTATATCCAGCACGGGCGTGAAGAGGGACGGGTCGGCGTCGTTTCCCTGGCGCGGCGGCGGACGCTGGAGCTGCCCGAGGAATCACTCGTCCTGCCGCCGATGCCGGCGGACGACGCATGGGATGCGATGCCGCGCCGGGTGATCGAGCCCGACAGCGCGCCGGGCGTCAACGTGGTGATCCCGGTCTACCGCAGCCTGCCCCACGTGGCGGCGACGCTGGAGAGCGTGCTCACCTCGCCGTGCGAAACGCCGTTCGAATGCCTCGTGATCGACGATTGCTCGCCGGAGCCCGAGGTCAGCGCGCTGCTGCGCCGCCTCGCCGACAGCGGGCACATCCGGCTTCTGGTCAATTCGTCCAACCAGGGCTTCGTCACCTCCGTCAACATCGGCATGGCGCAGAACACGCACCGCGACGTTGTGCTTCTGAATGCAGACGTTCTGGTCCATCCCGGCTGGCTGGACCGTGTGGTCGCCCCGCTGAAGGACGATCCGAAAATCGCGACCGTCACCCCGCTGTCCAACAACGCCACCATTGCCAGCTACCCGAACTTTGCCGTCGACAACAATTTCGAGCTTGAGGTGTCGTCGGCTGTAATCGACCGGCTGGCGTTCGAAGCCAATGGCAACAAAGTGGTGGACGTTCCGACAGGGATCGGCTTCTGCATGGCGATCCGTCGCTCCGTGCTCGAAGAAGTCGGCGATTTCGATGCGGTGACCTTCGGCCTCGGCTACGGCGAGGAGGGCGATTTCTGCATGCGGGCGCTGAAGGCGGGCATGCGCAACGTCCTCGCCACCGGCGTCTTCGTGAAGCACTATGGCTCCACGTCGTTCGGCCCTGGCGCATCGGAACGCTCCGAGCGGGCACAGGCCAAGCTGGCCGCCAAGCATCCGGACTATCCCAACCGCGTGTCGCGCCACCTTAACGCCGACCCGGCGTTGTCCTCGCGCATCATGCTCGACATTGCGCGGCTGAAGGAGAGCATCGGCAGCTGCTCGATCGTCTTCTTCACGCACACCCGCGGCGGCGGCATCGAGACCTACCTCAACTACCTGCGCAAGGCCCTGATTTCGGACGGGCTGCGCGACGTGGTGGACCGGGCCGTGGTGATCCAGACCCAGCAGCTCGGCTCCGTGCAGGTGTCCGGCTTCGGCCGCAAACAGCGGCTGCCCTACCTGCCCAACCTCGAATCGCTGAACATCGAGCGGCACAAGGACACGCTGGGAGCGATCATCGAGCTGCTCGACCCCGAGCTGGTGCACATGAACTCGTTCGCCGGGCTCACCGTCCCGTCGATCTCACGGTTGATGGAAGCGCTGATCTCGTCGAAGCGGCCATACTGGCATGTGTGGCACGACCATCAGCCGCTGTGTCCGCGCCTCACCTTCCTCGATGCCGAGGAACGCTATTGCGGCGAGCAGGACGCCAGCCGGTGCGTCGCGTGCCTTGCGTCCACCACCGCGTCGTTCGAATGGGTGCGTATCGAGGAATGGCGCGGGATGTTCAAGCACTATCTCGACCATGCCGCCGTGGTCAGCGCGCCGACCGAATCGGCAGCACTGCGCGCCCGCCGCCTTGCCGACGTGTCGAAGGTGCAGGTTCACCCGCACCCCGAGTTGCATCTGAACAGCGTCGTCCCGCTGAAACGCGCGCCTGCGCGCGACAACAAAAAGCCACGCCGCGTTCTTATTCTGGGGGCAATCGGCCCGCACAAGGGTGCATTCCTGCTCTCGGCAATGGTGCGCGACATGCGCCGCCGCGATCTGCCGATCCACCTTGACGTGTTGGGTTACACCGCCAGCAAGGAGATCCGGACCGGGCCCAACGTGACCTTGCACGGCCGCTATAATGGCGACATGGATGCAGCCCGCCGGATCGCCGCGATCCAGCCCGACATCTGCCTGTGCTCGTCGATCTGGCCGGAAACCTATGTGTTCACGATTTCCGTGGCCATGGCGCTGCATCTGCCCATCGCCACCTTCGACATCGGTGCCCAGGCCGAACGCGCCGAGGTATACGGCCGCGCCGCAATTCTGGGCCGCAACCTGATGGAAGACCCGGTGGGCCTCAACGACGCGCTGTTGGAAATCGACCTCGACGCGCTATGGGCGCGCCCGGCCGACGTGGCGTTTGCGCAGCACGCCGCGCTCAGTGACCATTTTCTGAAACAGCGTCCTGCGCCTTCTCTTGCTGCGGCGGGGACGACGCGGTCGGGGGCCACATCGGCTGACCGTGAAGATATGTCTTCGACAGGAGACGATCAGATTGCTGCGTTAAGTTGACGATCTGGGCGCGGGTTGCCTCGCCCAGCATCGGCTCGGAGGGCGTGCTGGCCCGGTGCGCGGCCATGATGAGCCGCCGTTCGGCCGCCTTTTCCTCGTCGCTTTTATCGGACTGGTTCAGCTCCAGAAGGAGCCGGTAGCCTTCCGGGGACGGGGAGGGGTTCACCACCTTCGGCTGGAGAGTGGTGTCGACGTCGATCCCCACTTGCTCGCAGAATGCCTGGAACACGTTGCGCCGCGCGTCTGCGTATCGAACCACGTGGGTCTTCTGCGCTTTCAACATCACGTCCCAGCGGTGGATCACGCGGAAACAGTGGACGCCGCTGTTCCAGCGGTCGATCGCAACGCTGAACCAGTCTTCGAATTCACGGCTCTCGCCGCTCTTCACGGCCTGCAGATAGGATGACATCACCCATTCGGTGGGCTCGCGCACGAACGCTGCCACCTCGAACGGGTAGCCCTCGAAGCCAGACGCCAGGCGGCGGTAGAGACTAGGGTCGAACGTCCCCCAGAAATATTCGGTGGAGAGGACAATGGTGTGTGCGTCCATGGCAGCAGCTTCGGCGGTGATAGCCGCGCACTGCTGTGCAAAATAGGCGTCGCGGTCTTCGGGCAGGTCGTTGACGTGCATCCGCCACGCACCGGGGTGGATCGATGCGGCGAGGAGATGGTGCGCGCTCGCCGCAACCCCTGCCATGCTGTAGAGCACCCCGGCCT
This window encodes:
- a CDS encoding zinc-finger domain-containing protein, whose translation is MAEGSTPLFHNDIGARRVRIGAKEFMCMGASPPFDHPHEFLDMGGDTEAICPYCSTVYVYDPALGAHEADPASCVAKPEAVHGKAA
- a CDS encoding uracil-DNA glycosylase; this encodes MPVHESAREAILSFYEACGVTTHLSEAPIDRFALAEAPPETRELQAPINAVAADVFDDAPPADTVPAFFEDVDDDFPEDGGPVNDARSMARAATTLDALHKAVASFEGCALKATARRTVKGEGPLGAALMFVGEAPGAEEDESGRPFVGRSGKLLERMLAAIGLDRSDVYITNVIAWRPPGNRTPSPVETATCEAFVRREIALVRPRILVPLGGPSAKTLLRNDVGITRQRGRWTRYEDEDGLVLDAMAMFHPAYLLRTPAEKRRAWVDLLALKARLDQA
- a CDS encoding NADPH:quinone oxidoreductase family protein — its product is MTATGSEGMEAIVCNAFDGPDALVMGSLPEPVCGDDEVLVSVRAAAVSFMDRLMVSGGYQMKPAFPFAPGTDAAGVVRKVGAGVTTLREGDRVVGSTWVGAYAETVAFKGSRCAVLPDNVSFEAAATLPYAYLTARHAFADRAALRPGEICLVTGATGGAGLAALDTARAMGARTIAVVGRREKAAIAKEYGAEAVVVLADEDLRTAVKALTDGRGVDVCFETLGGDPFLACARLMAPGGRLMPIGFATGTIPALPMNLPLVKAYSVVGVFMGAWADAEPLASQQALRAIVADVAAGTLKPRVDTVLPLKDAAAAMARLGARDVVGRIVLSLPPR
- a CDS encoding LysR family transcriptional regulator, with product MEIKQLRYFQRVADTGSVSRAAAALSVAQPAVSRQIANLEETLGTALFFRNGRGVTLTDAGQQLYGHTARILESIRHAEQDVRDSTGAVRGTILLGSMPSVVRILAPTLLKSMGKNHPSVFLEFTTGMSGYVNEWLSNGLLDVAILHDATRTQHFLTEPLIAEELVAVSYGGDKAPVAFKALAGEPLILPRKSHGLRLQVERAAAQLRVELNVRYELDSLDTAQRLVSESAGVAILPKSAVQANPDFVVRQITDPQQYRQLLLATSSQRSVSQATRVVINELKRQAREMVGTANWPGTIRVADYNSIAGKELVGKASSDNFGVENAA
- a CDS encoding glycosyltransferase, with the translated sequence MNVSLHAIRQALPLLLRPRSAYLHLKWIRNEKRYRRIRRDIIKEFDDAFYLGTYPEVRRLKIGPVRHYIMVGWKEGKDPNELFSTKTYLETYTDVADRGINPFQHYIQHGREEGRVGVVSLARRRTLELPEESLVLPPMPADDAWDAMPRRVIEPDSAPGVNVVIPVYRSLPHVAATLESVLTSPCETPFECLVIDDCSPEPEVSALLRRLADSGHIRLLVNSSNQGFVTSVNIGMAQNTHRDVVLLNADVLVHPGWLDRVVAPLKDDPKIATVTPLSNNATIASYPNFAVDNNFELEVSSAVIDRLAFEANGNKVVDVPTGIGFCMAIRRSVLEEVGDFDAVTFGLGYGEEGDFCMRALKAGMRNVLATGVFVKHYGSTSFGPGASERSERAQAKLAAKHPDYPNRVSRHLNADPALSSRIMLDIARLKESIGSCSIVFFTHTRGGGIETYLNYLRKALISDGLRDVVDRAVVIQTQQLGSVQVSGFGRKQRLPYLPNLESLNIERHKDTLGAIIELLDPELVHMNSFAGLTVPSISRLMEALISSKRPYWHVWHDHQPLCPRLTFLDAEERYCGEQDASRCVACLASTTASFEWVRIEEWRGMFKHYLDHAAVVSAPTESAALRARRLADVSKVQVHPHPELHLNSVVPLKRAPARDNKKPRRVLILGAIGPHKGAFLLSAMVRDMRRRDLPIHLDVLGYTASKEIRTGPNVTLHGRYNGDMDAARRIAAIQPDICLCSSIWPETYVFTISVAMALHLPIATFDIGAQAERAEVYGRAAILGRNLMEDPVGLNDALLEIDLDALWARPADVAFAQHAALSDHFLKQRPAPSLAAAGTTRSGATSADREDMSSTGDDQIAALS
- a CDS encoding FAD-dependent monooxygenase — translated: MTILVIGAGIAGLSAALALAPFGDVLVVERRSAVAANRGAGIQLSPNAVAALEAVGAREAVSAIAATPEGLEIRTAGRHAPVAALDYAPLAGRYGFPYLTASRDALHGALLAATALKPGIEVRYDTPVERLEGGRGWRVPGLPEAAFAVAADGVNSAVRRALEGDSARETRTIAWRGTADGDNGARTRLTLGKGAHLVRYALKGQADNMVLVTGMALRHPDALRSHPLGAEIAGVNDWVPWPIKIRPRHRYGAGTLALVGDAAHAMPPFLAQGGAMALEDAAVLGRAVARHGLTEAARAAYAAAREPRTRRLAAQTDRQRMLYHLPVPLTFARDIGMRRAGQAGILKRVDWIYSWQPPD
- a CDS encoding electron transfer flavoprotein-ubiquinone oxidoreductase — encoded protein: MAERERMDFDVVIVGAGPAGLSTAIALKQRAAARGAEVSVVVVEKASEVGAHTMSGAVIDPIGLDKLVPDWRTRDDFPLKTTVTKDKFTFLGPAGSMPLPTFLMPPLMNNHGNIVGSLSDLCKWLAAEAEALEVEIYPGFPAADFTRDENGVVNGIVTGDFGIGKDGEPHDGFTAGMELGGKYVVLAEGVRGSLSKRAIAEFKLDEGREPQKYGIGLKELWRVPDDVFEPGMVQHTMGWPLDGKTGGGSFLYHYGDNLMAVGFVVHLNYKNPHLDPFKEFQRFKTHPAIAPLFEGAKREGYGARAITEGGYQSVPKLVFPGGCLVGCAAGFVNLPRIKGNHNAMLTGMLAADAIDAALADDRSGDTLTAYDLAWRSSEVGRDLHPVRNVKPLWSKLGLLGGLAVGGFDMWMNSALGFSLFGTMRHGKPDFAALKPAAKAKKIDYPKPDGVLTFDRPTSVYLSNTNHEENQPAHLKVKDMDLQRRSEYEVYGGPSACYCPAGVYEWDTTGEAPKFVINAQNCVHCKTCDIKDPNQNIVWTPPEGGGGPNYQGM
- a CDS encoding S49 family peptidase codes for the protein MLMRFWPGRGRTTIPLVRLSGTIGMGSGLRPGLSLDAVEGALAKAFAQKGPCVALVINSPGGSPAQSSLIANRIRRLAAEKDKAVLAFVEDVAASGGYWLACAADEIHADATSIVGSIGVISASFGFTELISKIGVERRVYTTGENKSILDPFRPEQPRDLEILSDVQGDIYEAFVAEVKARRGTRLSDHPDLFTGRFWAGTSALELGLIDGIGAMRDILRDRYGEKVRIKKISIGKPSFLRRFGLGTGLGADAMIGAVRADRLYDRYGL